The sequence below is a genomic window from Lolium perenne isolate Kyuss_39 chromosome 4, Kyuss_2.0, whole genome shotgun sequence.
AAATAATTTACGCAAATAAAACAGAAGAACATACAGTTTTGAATGTTATTATGGTTGTGCCAAACTCATCTCCGTAGGCTGTTGCGTGATGTGCAGCAGAAATCAACGGTGCAATATTTTCAGACTTTTTTTGAACCTTTCAAGTACTgttttcgaattttgaaaaaaaaagggCTACATGTAGCTGGGGCTACAAAAATCCACATTCTGTTTAACACACTTTTCTTCATCTACTTTATGTCGTACTGTACAGTAATTGAATCGTCATCCATTCTTTTTCTCCATAATCAAGTTGGAGGAAGTAGGCATTATATCATTACTCCAGAACATATATATGATAAAATCTGGCAGGCGACATACGGAAGTATAGTTCTCTTTTGGGCTCCACTATTAAATTACACATTCAATTGCCGTTACGATCCCGCTAACAAAATTGCAATGATCCGTAGCAAGTAGATTCCTAAAAAGAACAGTAGGTCTTGAGAATCCTCCTAGCCAGATCAGTTGCTCCGCTTTCCTTGTAGATCAGATGCAAATTGAAGGCGGCCTCTCTTCGGAGGTCGCAGTAGCCAGGCCTGAGATCCTGCTGCTGTTGTGCATCCTCCTCGAATGGACGCTTGGGTATGGGTTCATCTTTCACCTCCATGGCTAAAACCTTCTCGTAGTAGATGACCGCCAAGGTTTTGAGGCCAACGTGGTGGTACGCACGCGCAATGTTGTACAGGGCCTCCTGTCTGTTGCTGCCAATGCGAAGGCACTGGTAGAGGAAGGCAAACGCTTGGACGATGCACTGATTCTTGTTCTGAAGTCTGAAGCCAAGGGATAGGTTGACCAAGGACGAACCAACACAGAGATTGATAAAAGGATTTTCCGGGTCCAGCTTGTATGCCTCCAGATAATCCCGAGTAGCGGACTGATGTTGTTTGATTTCAGTAAATTGATTCCCAGATATAATTTTAGGAGGCACACAGTTGGGATACCTTCTTGCCCGAAGAAGAAACTTACTCTGACGTTTCTCATCTCTTGAGGTCACTTTGTAGTAGAAGTTCCATGCAGAGACGGAATGCGGGTGCTTCTGAACTAAATAGCGGACATAATCAAAACCAGGCCTGGGATCTGGAGCTCTATATGCTATTTCAGCACCCAGGGACCGGAGTTCCTCTTTGTTGTCATCAGAGAACGGATCATTTCCAAATTTAAGAGCATGATTGATAATTTGCAGCGCCTCAAAGTATTGCTGCAGCAAAGTCAATGTTCGACATAGATCTAAGACAAGCTGATGGTTCTCCATATTGGTGAGCAGACCAGGAAGAGGAGGTATTTGCTTTGCTCTCCGCTTATCATGCTTTACCATATCTCCATCATTTGAAGCTGCCCTTTTTTCTAGCAATTTCTTTGCTCTGTTTGCTTTCAGTAACTCTGCAGGTGAAGCTATTGGCCTGCATCCTTGAAATACACTGTCTGGACGTACCTCGCCCAGCACTTTAGTTCTTTCCTGCAGAACATCATTTGTGAGCTTTTTTGTAACCTTGACCTTTCGATTAGCATTCTCGATATCCAGCGTCTCAAGAATGGGAAGAAAAATGGTATCCACAAATTCCTGCATCTTGCCTTTGCTATAATAAAGCTTGGCAAGCTGCATCTTCACTTCCCCGTCCAGCCACCAAGGTTTCTGTTTGTTCGGGATACTAGCAGACTGCAACTCCGGATTTTCAGGCGGAGAAAGCACACTGATAGCATCATCACTCCTATCCTCATCAGCAAGAAGAGAAGACAATGTTATCCGCACATCGACACTGTCCTTCATCTTATCTAAAGCTTTATAGAGGTATGCAATAGCCTTTGTTTTCTCCCCCATGACAATGTAGCATCGAGCAACTTTCACATATGAGCTAccatcatgatcaacagcaacgtcTTCAACCATCGAGTAGAACCTCATCGCATAATCATACTTGCCCAAATTTTCAAGAGTGCTAGCGACCTCAGCAACCAAATCAGCGTTCTCCTTCGAACGCTCCAACTGCACATCCTGAAGGAACACCTCAGCAGGCTCCATATTTCCAACATAAGCCTGGCAGATCACCGCTTTCGCCTGCAGTCGTACTGGTAACTTGTGTTGAGATCCCAGCACCAGGTGTGCCCTGTTGATCTGCCTCAGTGCTTCACCATGGTTATTATTTCTAAGATAGAGGGATACCAGTAAATCTAGCAGACTCCAGTCGACATTTGTAGTCTGCGCGTTGACAAACTCCTCCAACAGATCAATCGCCTTGTCGATCTGACCAGAGTCCCTGTACATCTGCGCCGCCGTCCTCCGCGCGACGGCGTTGGAAGGGTAAATCCTGACAATCTGCTCGTACACCTCGGCAGCCTTGTGGTAGTCGCGCAGGGTGCGGTATATGTTGGCGCAGTCGTACTTGAGCCCGACGTCCTCCGGATCCGCCCTCATGGCCTTGATGACGCAGTGCCTGGCCAGCGCGGCGTCCTCGACTTTCAGGGCCAGGTCGACGAGCTTCCTCCAGAGCGCGGCGTCCTTGGGGGCGACGTTGGCGGCCACCCACACGAAGTTGATGGCCTTGTGCGTCTCGCCGGTCTCCCTGTAGATGCTGCCGAGCAGGTTGTACGCGTTGGGCAGGTTGGGCGCGATCCGCACGATCTCGTGGAGGATGGGGATCGCCTCCCTGAACCGGTTCTCCGTGAAGAGCAGCGTGGCGTCGCCGAGCTTCTTGATGACCTCCGGGCTGCATTTGTTGCGTTTGCCTTTGGTGCGTCCCCGCCGCTTGCCGTCCTTGGATTTGCGCCGCTTCTTCCGCCGCAGGCCGAACCCCTCCATCAGCTGGTCGAAGAGGTCGGCGGACTCGGCCTCCTCCGAGAGCTCGCCCTGCTGCTGCCTCCTTTTCTtggtggaggaggagtcccagggcGGGTGGTCGTCGGGGAAGGCCCGCTTGCGGGATAGGGCGGCCAGGGCCTCGAAGTCCCGGATGTTGACAGTGGGCCCAGCGCCGCCGGCGGCCGGGCCCCGCTCCGCCATCTCGACGCACTGCGCCGCGTCGGCGGCGTCGTCGAACTCGtacccctcctcctcgtcctcctcgtcgtactCCTCCCCGTCGGCGTCCTCCTGCTCCAAGgcatcctcctccgccgcctcgaaCGAGGGCGCGGGCGAGGGGTCGTGGACTTCCTCCTCCGGCGCTTGCATCGCTGAAGGAGAATAGCCCCTCGGCGAGCCGCGGCAGACGGAGTAGCTCCTTCCGGGGGTAGTGGGATTCGACGAGAAGCAGCGCAGCGAGGAGCAGGGGCAGGGCGGCGAGAGGGGTGGTCGTGCAGCAGCCGGCGGCGAAAGCCGTGGCGGAGAGGCGGCGTGGGTGAAACCTGGGTCTGGCCGGTGCGGTGGCCGGTGGGAGAGGAACTGGGCTTTTTTCTGATGCAACTGGCCATTTTTGGAAATGGGCCGTGAATGCAGACTCGGATCCGAGGCCAACCACGAGCcgcatctccagcgggccgaccTAAACCGGCGACCCAAACGATCCATTTTTATCTGTTTGGATCGCGCCGCAACTTATTCGGTCCAGATCTGGCTAGTTGGCAAACTCCATTTCAAATTTCACCATAAAAACATAGAAAATATAGCAAATTGACAAGCATAATACGTGGATTTGGCCTTTAGGCGGCGCCAACTAGTGGCAAGTGTCTTCGAAATGTGCAAAGTTACAGAATATCTTACAATATGTTCAATATGTTTAAAAAGTGGCAAGTTTCACCCAAAAAATGGCTACTTTCACCCAAATGGCATTCATCTATGCCAATATCCTTCAATCTTCGTGAGCAAAGATCATCTTCTGCCTCTTCTCGATCCAAGTTTTTTTGCACGGGATCGGTGATGGTGGCCAAGTCCAGGAGCATGATACGGTTCTCCTCAGCCATGATCTTGGCTTCGACCTCCAACATCTAGGACTTGGCATCGTCATCCACGAGCCTTGCCTTGCCTTGGCCTCGACCTCGGCCTCGGCTTCCACGAGCTTGGACTTCGCAAGGGCCTCTTCCACCTCAATAACTCTCAGTTGAAGATTAACAAAGCTCTTTGAAGTTGCCTCTTTCTCTTTGCGTTGCCTCTCTTCCCTCTCGGTGATGGCCTCTTTCTTCTTGACCATCAACTCCCTCAAGGTCTCTTGGAATGTCATTGAGGAATCTTGGCGGTGCATCTCGGTCTTGCTTGCCTTGTGGGTAGCCGATCGGTTGACACGGCCACCACCGCCTTCCTCTTCGGTTGCGTCGGCGCCTAGGCTTTGGCCATCGTACTCAAGGCCGATGGTGCCGTCCGTTGATGAATTGCAATTGCCCTTCTTCTTCGCTGCCTCGAGATTCTTCCAAAGGGCGTAGCTTGTTTCCCACATCTTGGTGTCCTTGAGCAACATCCGACAATAACTCATTGTGAAGCTCTTGTTGTCGTAGCATCTCTTGTAGTGCTCAAAAGCATAGACAACCTACACATACGCACAACAAACAATGATATATGCTCTCATATGTGGTACGAACATTGAGACGATGTAAAGAGGTTtaccatgtgttatcaccagattttaaccaaatcagaggtgggccgtgattgagatgggcttaacaaatatacgtagaaaatattcatgaatcggccttgtatagagagtttgggctaaattgcccgtgtatctgtaaatatagtaggatacgtgtcggttaggattaaaaggtagaatttggctcgtacacggttgggattattcccacgttagaaagtctacggactataaatatatatctagggttattgagaaaaaagacgaacacgttcacaaccaaaaccaatctaggcgcatcgccaccccttgtttcgagggtttcttccgggtaagcgctatgctgtctAGATCgcgtcttgcgatctaggcagaatcttgtttatctgttgttcatgtgttgctcgtactgaagcctttttgatggcgagcaacaccgttatcatggatatgttagggttagcatcggtactttctcgatgtatttgattagtcatgctactcctggatatctagccacccttgtaccaatcttaggtgcaagggtggcaccctgcttagtcattgtttagtagattcgatccgttacgattgccccttgttcttcaaggattagtttaatatctacataattaggccttataaacgggttgaaggatccagtagcacgtagggtatagtttgctagtcctagagaagatgttccgggaatcaactccacgttggtttttaggccttgtctagagctggtttattatcacccttcgtgtctgccaggctcaatcacgtgtaggacgttccgattatgtggtgaaaaccctagatcatcgtagatcgttttaacttaatattgatcaagcaggaccaccatgatatcgtagacctcatacgaatcatgggtggatcggctccttgagccgattcacagggcaacctgagagccgatcgaggctcgtatttaatgtttacgtgtatgccatgcaggaaactagtcgaagcaatccatcaccttcctgaccaggtataggtcaggtggcacgcccttgcaccagcatcggacgtgcgtgccggagctttgcgggccgtcgatctcgagggaccagggccctccagcagtcctgggagcctcccggctcttcgtgttgcccgtcgctactcgtcggtgggttttggtggtcaacacattctggcacgcccggtgggaccttcttctacaacaactgcatcaacatctgcatcagagatggcggaagattcagtcacgtacgaggagctGTCTGAGGAGTataagaagaagtacgacgagatcaaagctctcttcgaaaccgatctcatcggctctttccagaggacccgctcacacggcatcaggtggaaagggttctcagctgaaggcgctctcgatggagtggatctatctactccttcagaagaacgcaccaggtctctacgtcaggaggttacactcgctacaccgccattctgagagcctggtgaacgctttagagcgtgttgcgctgcgcgtggtccaggaaatcatgaagcatcagtactctccgtcaggacctgccctagggactcaccaaggagagaaacATCCTgcacccgaccaccgctgccgttcgcgctagcagcaccagaagtgccgagttcaccggcatacgtcatctacaagatcggtggcgatcctagtgattaccagttcttgtatgaaccgcctaaggagatcccgcacggatacatgtgcacatatgtgccgtaTCGCGCAATAAtcgggcgcgcacgaaccaggttgCAACGGCGAGGATTtacggaacagcaggaggggtttaCGGACCAGATCACGAGAAggtgcgtggctagctaagtatgccactccaacgaatcatcaaagctcaactcctgcagctagcaccgtggatcagatcagtgcaatcttgagggaccagttcggcatggtgccgaagaggagggcaatcagctactccaagccgtaccccaacgagtacgatttgatcccactaccacccaaatatcggctccctgaattctccaagtttagtggatcggaaggctctagttcagttgagcatgtgagccgatatttggcgcagttgggcatgatctcagcatcagacccgttacgtgtgaggtttttcgcacagtctctcacaggatcggctttcgggtggtacacctcgctgccaccagattcaatccagacttggaagcaaatggaagaacagttccatatgcaatatcactcagaaagttccgaggctggcattgccgatctagcacaagtacgacagaagcgcggagaaacggtatctaaatacattcagcgcttcagggctgtcaggaaccgatgctattcggctcgcatgaatgaaaaagaggcagtcgatctggcagtggtgggtctcgcatcgccgatcaaggatatggcttcccaagcagagtacacttcgctggcgcatatggttcagaaattatcgttatatgaacagcgccacccagagttgtaccaggacaagttcaagcgcgcggTAGTCCTGGTGGAGACACAGGAAGATGAAGACTCTGCGGGAGAgcaggaggtagccgtggctgaatggactcggggggcaaaccccgtgtcctgcaaatgggttaaaccacaaggtcctgcaaaagggtttgacttcgacgtaagcaaagctgagcagattttcgatctcttactcaaggagaagcagctgaagttacccgaaggccataaaatccctacggtgcaagagatgaatggaaggccatactgcaagtggcataacacgttcacccataccaccagcgactgcagggtgtggcgtcagcagatccaaatggcgatagaacaaggccgtctaattttcagccagtacgccatgaaagttgacacgcaccccttccctgccgttaacatggtagagtgcacttaccctgggaggtgccagccaggtttctcgttcgacatcaacatggtaggacctgtgtaccaccctggtaaggacaaaggcgagagcagccgctctcgtggcaaagaaaaagaggaggccgttccacgcgaccggccccaacgtagtgacaagcgctacatcacggaggagcaagtgaggaacgtgtgataccagcgacctctctccgagcacctcctcaacaaatacgagcgtcagtacgaccagcgccggtgatacgacagcgacgacgaaagagatcgtcggtctagcgTGGATCACAGGAAATATCGTCGATACGATCAAGACGACGAAAGGTATgaacgccgtgccaaggaaaagtcaagagagcaggacgacgtggacagacactgggattgtcctttcttcaagcattgctgggactcagggatgagccgattgcctacaatcggcaactgcccagagtgtagacagaaaaagagggacacaagagacgtgtcagtgttcaagcgtctagggcctctcccatctcggaacaagcaagctgagtcctctcgggtggaagatctcgaggagttagaagatgacgatgaagaagaagacagataccaccggccaaggtggtgccctgatggactcagccattctcagaagcgtagggttcagcgactacgtagcgtagaggaagccgagagacgatacctacacgcgttcaggaaggcgcggcctgatttggccgcgaaaattcagcaaactctggatgaggagggtcgtccacagaagaaagagtggcgccccaaacaaaagaaagccgatgatacgacatcggctggcacgaacatggtgttcattcttccatcggagttttgtgctccaggagtagaagaggcacctatagcacagctcgactgcggcccacgaccagttatctttgagaagccacgagaaaggaccTACAGGCATCTGAAAGCCCTAtacttaagaggttatatcaacgggcagcctgtcaacaagatgctggtcgacacgggagcagcagtcaatataatgccatactccatgctacgtcgtttgggatggtctagcgcagatctgatcaagaccaacgtcacattgaacgacttcaacggccaagcatcagaaacacaaggcgttctgaacgtggatttaactgtaggccgaaagaccatccctacgtcattcttcatcgtcgacagcaaaagcacataCGCTGTCCTgccagggagagattggatccacgctaactgttgcattccatccacgatgcaccaatgcttgatacagtgggatggagatgaagtggaggtcttccatgcagatgattcagcTGAAATATCAACggttggcatgaacatttgggaagcgggaggccaagagccactctccggaatCAGTTTGGGTGGCTGCGAgttcatcgacgtgacaaaaaacggggtgaggctggtcttatccaccggcctgatagtATAGTAAGAGCAAAGGCAatggacatacgtggcaaggccgatccctgcgatcggccccaaaaaataaaaagtgaagaTCTCGTCTCAAGTATGCCACGTAGTCACaataaagcacgaacaagatgtaaaccttcatggaGCAATGCAATaagaatgggggccgattccagcaatcggcccatactatcctcgccatacgttttgcctgtgtttaacatcgacctagcaggcgacggaaagctagggtatgggtttacatcggctgatgagctagaagaggttgacattggtcctggggataagccacgaccaacttttatcagcaaaaagctagatccacatctcaggagccagatgatagctctactAAAagtatacccagattgctttgcatgggattacacagagatgcctgggttagacaggagcatcattgagcatcggctccctctcaagaaaggatttcggccgttccatcagcgtgcacgtcagatgaaggccgatatcctagaagaagtcaagaaggaggtcgagaaaatgttgatcgccgggttcatcaggccgtgcaggtacgctgaatggatttccaatgtagtgcctgtacagaaaaaggatggccgatggcgcgttgccatagattttcgagatctcaatagagccactccaaaggatgaatatcccatgccggtagcagaaacattggtcaatgcagctgccggtcataaggtcttaagtttcatggatggcaacgccggctacaatcagatcttcatggctccagaagatatacacaagactgcattcagagtaccaggttcagtgggcttgtttgaatatgtagtcatgacttttggactgaagaatgccggtgcaacataccaaagagccatgaattacatctatcATGATCTAATCGGTaaattggtggaaatctacattgatgacgtggtggtcaagtctgtctccgtagaaggacacttggaggatttgcgacgcatcctggaccggaccagaaaattcgggctaagaatgaatccaaagaagtgtgcctttggggtgacggccggccagttcttgggtttcttggttcatgaacgtggaatcgagatcggcttgaaaagccaggaggcagtacgcaccatgcaaccacctaccacgaagaaggaactccaatgcctcatcggcaaaatcaacttcgtccgaagattcatctccaatctgtcgggACGAATTGAGCCATTTATGGGATTGGTGAAAATTaagtctgatgacgagtttcactggggggcagagcagcaacaagcgttcgacgagattaaggagtatctatcgactccgcctgtgctggttccgcctcagcaagataggccgttctacatttacttatcggtagctgacacttccatcgcgtcagtggtggtgcaactgtaTGAGGGTCTGGAAAaggtggttttctacctcagcaggaggatgttggatgcagagacgaggtatcctgagatcgagaagttatgcctctgcttgtttttcacctgcaccaagcttcgtcacatctttctgacggcagaaatcatcatcatatgcaaatcagatgtcatcaaacatatgttgtcggcccctgttttaaaaggccgacttggtaaatggatgtttgcattatcggagtttgatctccggtatcagcatgcgaaagcagtcaagggacaagcgttggccgatctcattgctgaacgaatcaatactgatatagcagcactatctgtacgtgcatgggctatgttcttcgatggatcggcttgtgacgatggttgtggcatcggcattctgctcgtgtcgcctcggggggcaacatattccttctccatcaggttatctaccccttgtaccaacaatgtcgctgagtatgaggcaatacgcaagggaatggagttgcttttggaagccggggcagaagcggtggaactttttggagactcta
It includes:
- the LOC127292905 gene encoding uncharacterized protein, encoding MQAPEEEVHDPSPAPSFEAAEEDALEQEDADGEEYDEEDEEEGYEFDDAADAAQCVEMAERGPAAGGAGPTVNIRDFEALAALSRKRAFPDDHPPWDSSSTKKRRQQQGELSEEAESADLFDQLMEGFGLRRKKRRKSKDGKRRGRTKGKRNKCSPEVIKKLGDATLLFTENRFREAIPILHEIVRIAPNLPNAYNLLGSIYRETGETHKAINFVWVAANVAPKDAALWRKLVDLALKVEDAALARHCVIKAMRADPEDVGLKYDCANIYRTLRDYHKAAEVYEQIVRIYPSNAVARRTAAQMYRDSGQIDKAIDLLEEFVNAQTTNVDWSLLDLLVSLYLRNNNHGEALRQINRAHLVLGSQHKLPVRLQAKAVICQAYVGNMEPAEVFLQDVQLERSKENADLVAEVASTLENLGKYDYAMRFYSMVEDVAVDHDGSSYVKVARCYIVMGEKTKAIAYLYKALDKMKDSVDVRITLSSLLADEDRSDDAISVLSPPENPELQSASIPNKQKPWWLDGEVKMQLAKLYYSKGKMQEFVDTIFLPILETLDIENANRKVKVTKKLTNDVLQERTKVLGEVRPDSVFQGCRPIASPAELLKANRAKKLLEKRAASNDGDMVKHDKRRAKQIPPLPGLLTNMENHQLVLDLCRTLTLLQQYFEALQIINHALKFGNDPFSDDNKEELRSLGAEIAYRAPDPRPGFDYVRYLVQKHPHSVSAWNFYYKVTSRDEKRQSKFLLRARRYPNCVPPKIISGNQFTEIKQHQSATRDYLEAYKLDPENPFINLCVGSSLVNLSLGFRLQNKNQCIVQAFAFLYQCLRIGSNRQEALYNIARAYHHVGLKTLAVIYYEKVLAMEVKDEPIPKRPFEEDAQQQQDLRPGYCDLRREAAFNLHLIYKESGATDLARRILKTYCSF